Proteins encoded by one window of Lycium barbarum isolate Lr01 chromosome 11, ASM1917538v2, whole genome shotgun sequence:
- the LOC132620188 gene encoding uncharacterized mitochondrial protein AtMg00810-like, whose protein sequence is MSSCKPSLTPVDTKPKVSATSGAPYEDPTHYRSLAGALQYLTFTRPDISYAVQQGTLDHGLHLYPSSITDLVSYTDADWGGCPDTRRSTSGYCVFLGDNLISWSSKRQPTLSRSSAEAEYRGVANVVSESCWIHNLLLELHCPVRKATLVYYDNYVCAYSSMVEEWKKSDTVMSNKKQEIDQSFEKTQADKKAKL, encoded by the exons ATGTCATCTTGCAAGCCCTCTCTCACTCCGGTTGACAcaaaaccgaaggtcagtgctaCTTCGGGTGCTCCTTATGAAGATCCCACTCATTATCGTAGTctcgcaggtgctcttcagtatctcacTTTCACGAGGCCAGATATTTCATATGCTGTCCAACAG GGCACTCTTGATCACGGGTTGCATCTCTACCCATCATCGATCACCGACCTTGTCTCCTACaccgatgcagattggggtggatgTCCAGACACTCGTCGTTCTACGTCGGGGTATTGTGTATTTTTGGGTgacaacttgatttcttggtcgtcaAAGCGACAACCAACTCTTTCTCGGTCTAGCGCTGAAGCAGAGTATCGGggtgttgctaatgttgtctctgagtcTTGCTGGATTCACAATCTTttattggaactacattgtccagTTCGCAAAGCTACGTTGGTATATTatgacaat TATGTGTGTGCATATTCCTCAATGGTAGAAGAGTGGAAGAAAAGTGATACTGTAATGTCAAATAAAAAACAAGAAATCGATCAAAGCTTTGAAAAAACACAAGCTGATAAAAAAGCTAAGCTTTGA